A genomic stretch from Nitrobacter winogradskyi Nb-255 includes:
- a CDS encoding helix-turn-helix transcriptional regulator, whose protein sequence is MATKHLNQIDLAARWNISHRTLERWRWTGEGPRFVKLGGRVVYRLEDVEEYEREQIRASTADIPTKPAA, encoded by the coding sequence ATGGCTACGAAACACCTCAACCAGATCGACCTGGCTGCGCGCTGGAACATCAGCCACCGCACGCTTGAGCGCTGGCGCTGGACGGGCGAAGGCCCGCGCTTCGTCAAACTCGGCGGTCGCGTCGTGTATCGCCTCGAAGACGTCGAGGAGTACGAGCGCGAGCAGATCCGCGCGAGCACCGCCGACATCCCCACCAAGCCTGCGGCGTGA